A region from the Neurospora crassa OR74A linkage group V, whole genome shotgun sequence genome encodes:
- a CDS encoding isoamyl alcohol oxidase codes for MKVSTLLSSGLFSVGALGAAVGSTCKCFPGDACWPSTQDWNQLNQTVGGRLIATVPLAEVCHGDQYDSAKCSSLQSSWQTPDTHMVDSASVMAPFFANQSCDPFTSRDKPCTLGNYVRYAVDVQTAADVTAAVNFARSHNIRFVIRNTGHDYLGRSTGAGALSVWTHNLKDMEFKTWNDKYYSGPAVKLGAGIQGYEIMAAGKAKGQVVVGGECPTVGISGGYTQGGGHSALSTSFGLSADNTLEWEVVTADGRLLTASRTQNSDLYWALSGGGGGNYGVVLSMTVKTFPDAKVGGATLAFYSSAMATDTFYAAIDAFHSALPDMVAAGTMVVYYFTSDFFMISPMTAFGKSEDEVKAIMAPYLKTLDTMGVTYTAGYSETENYYGHYDKYFGPLPTGNIQVGIAQYGGRLIPVDTVKNNATAFAKTARFIAESGVTFIGVGTDVSAFGQNNQNAVLPAWRKALVHATLTTPWSFAPEDWDKMIENQHLMTDVIMPAIEDATPGSGAYMNEGNFQQPDFQHQFFGSNYNNLLCIKKKYDPTNLFYATAAVGSEAWTVSNDGRMCKSS; via the exons ATGAAGGTTTCGACTCTTCTCTCCTCCGGTCTTTTCTCCGTCGGTGCGCTGGGCGCCGCCGTTGGCTCGACCTGCAAATGCTTCCCCGGCGATGCCTGCTGGCCTTCAACACAGGATTGGAACCAGCTCAACCAGACCGTCGGTGGCAGACTCATCGCTACCGTGCCCCTTGCTGAGGTATGCCATGGCGACCAGTACGACAGCGCAAAGTGCTCGAGCCTCCAGTCTTCGTGGCAGACTCCCGATACTCA CATGGTTGACTCGGCCTCTGTCATGGCCCCGTTTTTTGCCAACCAGAGCTGCGACCCCTTCACTTCTAGGGACAAGCCTTGCACCCTCGGCAACTACGTAAGGTACGCCGTCGATGTTCAAACCGCGGCCGATGTGACCGCGGCCGTCAACTTTGCCCGCAGCCACAACATCCGCTTCGTCATCCGCAACACCGGCCATGACTACCTTGGTCGTTCcaccggtgccggtgccctCTCCGTCTGGACCCACAACCTCAAGGATATGGAGTTCAAGACCTGGAATGACAAGTACTACTCCGGTCCCGCCGTCAAGCTTGGTGCCGGTATCCAGGGTTATGAGATTATGGCTGCCGGCAAGGCCAAGGGTCAGGTCGTCGTTGGCGGCGAGTGCCCTACTGTCGGTATCTCTGGTGGCTACACTCAGGGTGGTGGTCACTCGGCTTTGAGCACCAGCTTCGGTCTGTCTGCTGACAACACCCTCGAATGGGAGGTCGTCACTGCTGATGGCCGTCTCCTCACGGCTTCTCGCACCCAGAACTCTGACCTCTACTGGGCTCTCtccggtggcggcggcggcaactaTGGTGTCGTTCTCAGCATGACTGTCAAGACTTTCCCCGATGCCAAGGTTGGTGGCGCGACCCTTGCCTTCTACTCTTCTGCGATGGCCACCGACACCTTCTACGCCGCCATCGATGCTTTCCACTCTGCCCTCCCCGACATGGTCGCCGCCGGCACCATGGTGGTCTACTACTTCACCTCGGACTTCTTCATGATCTCGCCCATGACTGCCTTCGGCAAGTCTGAGGATGAGGTCAAGGCGATCATGGCCCCATACCTCAAGACTCTTGACACCATGGGCGTCACCTACACTGCCGGCTACAGCGAGACCGAGAACTACTATGGTCACTACGACAAGTACTTCGGCCCTCTCCCTACCGGCAACATCCAGGTCGGCATTGCTCAGTACGGTGGCCGTCTCATCCCCGTCGACACGGTCAAGAACAACGCCACTGCCTTTGCCAAGACCGCCCGCTTCATCGCCGAGAGCGGCGTCACTTTCATCGGTGTTGGCACTGATGTGTCCGCCTTCGGCCAGAACAACCAGAACGCCGTCCTCCCCGCCTGGCGCAAGGCCCTCGTCCAcgccaccctcaccaccccgTGGTCGTTCGCGCCTGAGGACTGGGATAAGATGATCGAGAACCAGCACCTCATGACCGACGTCATCATGCCCGCCATTGAGGATGCCACCCCCGGCTCCGGCGCCTACATGAACGAGGGCAACTTCCAGCAGCCCGACTTCCAGCACCAGTTCTTCGGCAGCAACTACAACAACCTTTTGTGCATCAAGAAGAAGTACGACCCCACCAACCTCTTCTACGCCACTGCCGCTGTCGGTAGCGAGGCCTGGACTGTTTCCAACGATGGTCGCATGTGCAAGTCTTCTTGA
- the gst-2 gene encoding theta class glutathione S-transferase has product MNPTVLHTQSILKASLLETHHKLQSSTKHLTHSTSDTMASQNSDIHLYTAQTPNGIKVSILLEELGVPYKVTAIDISKDVQKEPWFLEINPNGRIPALTDKLEDGTPIALFESGAIMQYLVERYDKDHKVSYPQGSKEYYQTQSWLFWQMGGLGPMQGQANHFTRYAPEKIEYGINRYQNETRRLYRVMDAQLAKNEYLVGDRPTIADFSCWGWVAAHGWCGIKNFEAQFPHLNAWLNRLLERPGLEKGRHVPSKHTALELNKLSEEELEAKAVSSRAWVQKGMAEDAKK; this is encoded by the exons ATGAACCCCACGGTGCTTCATACACAATCTATCTTGAAAGCTTCACTTCTCGAAACTCATCACAAACTACAGTCGTCAACCAAGCATTTAACACACTCAACATCAGACACAATGGCGTCCCAGAACTCAGACATCCACCTCTACACTGCCCAGACTCCCAATGGCATCAAGGTCTCCATTCTCCTTGAGGAGCTTGGTGTGCCTTACAAG GTAACCGCAATCGACATCTCCAAAGATGTCCAAAAAGAGCCATGGTTCCTTGAGATCAACCCCAACGGCCGCATCCCGGCTCTGACCGACAAGCTCGAGGACGGCACGCCCATCGCGCTGTTCGAGTCTGGCGCCATCATGCAGTACCTTGTCGAGCGCTACGATAAAGACCACAAGGTCTCGTACCCGCAGGGCAGCAAGGAGTACTACCAGACCCAGAGCTGGCTCTTCTGGCAGATGGGCGGTCTGGGCCCCATGCAAGGGCAGGCCAACCACTTTACGCGGTACGCGCCCGAGAAGATCGAGTATGGAATCAACAGATACCAGAACGAGACGAGGAGATTGTACAGGGTTATGGATGCGCAGTTGGCGAAGAACGAGTACTTGGTGGGAGATAGGCCTACCATTGCGGACTTCTCGTGCTGGGGGTGGGTTGCTGCTCATG GCTGGTGCGGCATCAAGAACTTCGAGGCTCAATTCCCCCACCTCAACGCCTGGCTCAACAGACTCCTCGAGCGCCCCGGCCTCGAGAAGGGCAGGCATGTGCCCAGCAAGCACACGGCGCTGGAGCTCAACAAgttgagcgaggaggagctggaagcCAAGGCGGTCTCTTCCAGGGCGTGGGTGCAGAAGGGCATGGCTGAGGATGCGAAGAAGTAA